CTACTGCTCGACTTAATCATAACACCCGTGTAGGGTACCGGACTCAAACTATCACCAGTCACTATTACTCCACTTAACTGAACGAGCTTCTCCTGATTTGACTGCGCAAATGCCAGAAGTGGCATGCTGAAAATTAAAACAGACAGGATAAAATTCCTGCTTCTGAAATTGAATGTATTCATGGGAACCAAAAATAAGTAATTGCTGTCAAGCAAAACGTTTGATTCTGTAATTTATTTCAACTTTATCAGCTAAATTACAAGGAATTATAAAGCAGCAATTATTTTTTGGAACCAAACAGAAAAATCATTGGGATTTTCAGTAATTTCTTTCTTCAAATTGTCCATTGTTATCCATCGCATAGCTTGCACCTCATTAATTTCAGGAATCACTTCATCATCATATACTCCTGTGAAAACATAATCCAGTTCATGTTCGATGAGTCTATTAATAAAAGATGTTCTATAAATAAATTTAAAACTGAACTTCAGATTGCAATTGAAGCCCATCTCTTCTCTAAGTCTTCTATTTGCTGCCTCCTCAATGTTTTCACCCGGACGTGGATGGCCGCAACATGCATTTGACCAAAGTCCTCCACTATGATATTTTATTGCTGCTCTTTGCTGTAAAAGCATTTCGCCCTTTGCGTTATAAACCAAAACCGAAAATGCTCTATGTAGTAATCCAAGTTTATGAGCTTGCATTTTTTCTGCTTCACCAACTTCTCTATCATGCTCATCAACTAAAACCACAAACTCCATAAGAATTATTTTTTTAGCACTACAAACTCTGTACGTCTGTTTAGCGATTTTCCTTTTTCAGTTGTGTTTGGAGCAACAGGTTTTGTTTGTCCGAATCCATTATGAGAAAGCCGTGTTGCTTCAATGCCTAAGGTTATCAAATAGTCATATACAGCCTTGGCTCTGTTTTTAGACAGAAGCAAGTTATCTTCTGCCTTGCCTGAATTGTCTGTATGACCATAAATAGCAACCTTTAATTTTGGATTGCTTTTCAGAAAATTTGCAAAATCCTGAATTACTGCTTTTGATTTATCTGTTACTTGATAAGAATCCGTTTCAAAAAGTATATCATTCAAGTTGTAGGCTTCTCCTTCTTTTATTTTTCTCAGGTCTAGCTCAACAGTCACAGCCGGTGAATCTACTTTTGATGCATCAATAAGTTTTGAGGTAAAGGCATAATCATCCTTTTGAATCGTTAACAAATACTCAGAATTAGCTTGTAAAACACCGGCATATTTACCACTGTATGCATCGTAATCTATTTGCTCAACCTGTTTGGATGCAATATTTCTAACTTCAATACGGGCACTGTCAGGCACTTCATTGTCATCGTTTTTCAATTGGCCTTTGAATAAAACCATCTTCTCCGGCCTTGCCTCCACCGGCATGTCGAATGAATAAATATCATAACCTCCTGTCCCAAATTTATTACTTGCAAAATATCCTTTTGTACCATCTGTACTCACAAAAAAACCAACCTCATCTGCATCGGTGTTAATGGGATATCCCAGATTTACCGGTTTTCCCCAGTTACCTTTTTCGTCTTTTTTGGAATAATAAATATCATATCCCCCCATGCCGGCATGCCCATCACTGCTGAAATAAAGTGTTTTTCCATCAGGATGCATAAATGGTGCTTTTTCATTACGTGAAGTATTGATAGGTCCGGTTATGGGATTTGCGCTGTTCCAATCGCCATTAGTTTTTTTTGCTACATAAATGTCACTTGTCTGTAAAACAGAATCTCTGAAACTGGCAAAATATAAGGTTCTGTTATCTGGAGAAAGTGATGGCTGTGAATCCCAAAACTTTGGATCGTTTGCTTTCCCTATACTTCTTGGCTCCGACCATCCTTTAGGTGTCAGGTCTGAAGTATAAATGTCGAAATTACCCTTTACATTGACTGTAAAAAACAAGTGCAGATTGTCAAGTGAAATGGTAGGCCCACCTTCATTACCACTGTTTTGTTTGTTGAAAGGTAATTCCATTGGTGTTCCTGCATCCCATTTACCATTTAGATTATGACTTAACATAAACTTTTCTACACTAGTTGAGGTGAGCATATTTTTGCTCTGGTATTCAAACCTTCTGGTAAAAAAACACAATTCATTATCAGCAGAGATTATTGGGAGATATTCAGGGTCTGG
This portion of the Bacteroidia bacterium genome encodes:
- a CDS encoding OmpA family protein, with protein sequence MSKKIIFSLILYFYVVSTYSQNLKRCPQTTSKESAKKTEEAEKLFKSVKSYEDAVELCNEAIEADSTFAKPYLLMGDAAYRKKDFKLMAKAYKGLINVCPDASEKAIYRLATYYYETKKYEEAISVYTTFLDLPPSDTNAADDAEVKLFRAKAFLNPVEFKPVLVKGLSTPDPEYLPIISADNELCFFTRRFEYQSKNMLTSTSVEKFMLSHNLNGKWDAGTPMELPFNKQNSGNEGGPTISLDNLHLFFTVNVKGNFDIYTSDLTPKGWSEPRSIGKANDPKFWDSQPSLSPDNRTLYFASFRDSVLQTSDIYVAKKTNGDWNSANPITGPINTSRNEKAPFMHPDGKTLYFSSDGHAGMGGYDIYYSKKDEKGNWGKPVNLGYPINTDADEVGFFVSTDGTKGYFASNKFGTGGYDIYSFDMPVEARPEKMVLFKGQLKNDDNEVPDSARIEVRNIASKQVEQIDYDAYSGKYAGVLQANSEYLLTIQKDDYAFTSKLIDASKVDSPAVTVELDLRKIKEGEAYNLNDILFETDSYQVTDKSKAVIQDFANFLKSNPKLKVAIYGHTDNSGKAEDNLLLSKNRAKAVYDYLITLGIEATRLSHNGFGQTKPVAPNTTEKGKSLNRRTEFVVLKK
- the idi gene encoding isopentenyl-diphosphate Delta-isomerase, producing the protein MEFVVLVDEHDREVGEAEKMQAHKLGLLHRAFSVLVYNAKGEMLLQQRAAIKYHSGGLWSNACCGHPRPGENIEEAANRRLREEMGFNCNLKFSFKFIYRTSFINRLIEHELDYVFTGVYDDEVIPEINEVQAMRWITMDNLKKEITENPNDFSVWFQKIIAAL